The Gossypium hirsutum isolate 1008001.06 chromosome D06, Gossypium_hirsutum_v2.1, whole genome shotgun sequence genome contains the following window.
ATGATACAATGGATAAATCTTCGGATACCTTGTACGAAAATTCACTCAAAAGAAAAGAGGAAACGCCCAACGTGGTGCATCTAACGCACTTAACCACACCAGAATCCATCTATCATCTCCGCTTTGGATTTGCCTCCTTGGCCTCTAAACCTTACTCGTCAGCTTGGTACTTGTGGTTGCTCTGGCCTGTTACATTGTGGTCCATGGTGCTTACCAGGATTTATCGTCGAACTTTTGTTGTTGAAAGGAACCGCTTCCATCAGCTCAGATTACAAACATGGGCCATTCCCAAGTACGGAATACAGGTAAGGAAGCTTTATTAACGCAACTGCTAGTTGGTGCAACCAAATACAAAACATGTAGACATGTATAGTGTTAATTGTTAACATTGCTGTAATTAATTTTCAGTACCGCTTGAAATGGCAAAAGGAATCCGTCAATAACATGATTGAGGAAGCTCTATTAGAGGCTGAGGAAAAAGGTGCTAGTGTGTTGAGTCTAGGCCTCATGAATCAGGCAAGTTTTTCCCCCTCTTCCCACAAATCAATCACCATGCTTGCGggaaaattacattaaaaataatttttttaaaaaggtaaaaataatttttaacggAAAAGATAAAAGTATGATGCTAAAATGAACACAATGCAGGGTGAAGAGCTAAACAGGTACGGTGAGGTGTATGTGAAGAAGCATCCTCAGTTGAAAGTGAAGTTAGTGGATGGGAGTAGCTTGGCAGTTGCAATTCTTCTAAATAGCATACCAAAGGGAACAACCCAAGTACTCCTTAGAGGCAACTTGACTAAAGTTGCTTTTGCAGTCGCCTTTGCCCTGTGCGAAAAGGGCATTCAGGTACTATCCCATTCCATTGCTTACTCATTAATTAGCTAGCCACATAAACAGGCAGTGCTTAGCTCTCCAAATTGTCAACTATGTCTAACTTTCCTCTGAGGAAATTTGAAGCTCTAACTCCATTGCGTTGTTTTTAGAATCATTTTCCTCTTTTACGgtatcataatttttatttttaattcattgtaGGTCACTGTATTGCGTGAGGATGAATATGAGAAGCTTGATAAGTCACTTGGCACCAAATCTGAGGGTAAATTGGTTACCTCTAAGAGTTATAGCTCTTGCAAGGTAAGAAAGTCTTATGCCTCTAACCTAGTCCTTTGCAAATAAAAATAGTTGAAATGGCTAACAAGTGATGATGAATTATTGATATGTTGCAGGTATGGTTAGTTGGAGATGACTTGACCGAAGAAGAGCAAAGAAAGGCAAATAAAGGAACACTATTTATTCCCTTTTCGCAACTTCCACCAAAAAAATTGCGCAAGGACTGCTTCTATCACACAACACCAGCGATGCAGACTCCGACGGCCCTTGAGAATGTGGATTCTTGCGAGGTTGGCCTTGAAACTTACTTACATGCCCCATTATCtctgaaattatttaaaattttcaaaaaattttgttctactttgttaaaatatatgtattaaagagTGACAATATGAATGCATGTAATAGAACTGGTTGCCAAGGAGAGTGATGAGCGTATGGCGCATAGCTGGGATACTGCATGCTCTGGAAGGATGGGAAGAGCACGAATGTGGTTACACCATGTCTAACATTGACAAAGTTTGGGAAGCATGTCTCAAGCATGGATTTCAGCCTCTGAAGGTCCCAACTCAATCAAAGTCCTAGAAGATATTTGGCGATTTATCTAATTAATCTACTTGATATCTATGTTTAATGTATAAGCATTTACCTAAATAACATTATCCTTATCCTGGATTCATCATGTGACTCTATCGGGTCATAGGTTGCTCTCAGAGTTaaactatatattatatattatactctttaaaattttaggctGTTTGTGGATTGTTGATTGTATAATTGCTTTCTTTGATTATGTTGATTTTGTTGGCCTTCCAACACGAATACTCGCCACAACAATACCTTGATTAATCTAtataaatatgatgttttag
Protein-coding sequences here:
- the LOC121218563 gene encoding very-long-chain aldehyde decarbonylase CER1, which gives rise to MHHIYHPSLHIQSNSTSNSNKIPFQSHLQLAHQTMASKPGILTDWPWTPLESFKYIILGPWVTETIYSIMVKDPKEWDLTNFSVIPFMLWRMLHNQLWISLSRYRTAKGTNRIVDKGIEFDQVDRERNWDDQILFNGILFFLANKYVPGASHLPLWRTDGVIITMLLHVGPVEFLYYWLHRALHHHYLYSRYHSHHHSSIVTEPITSVIHPFAEHIVYFALFAIPMLTVVFTGTGSIIAIAGYITYIDLMNNMGHCNFELIPNWVFSIFPPLKYLMYTPSFHSLHHTQFRTNYSLFMPFYDYIYDTMDKSSDTLYENSLKRKEETPNVVHLTHLTTPESIYHLRFGFASLASKPYSSAWYLWLLWPVTLWSMVLTRIYRRTFVVERNRFHQLRLQTWAIPKYGIQYRLKWQKESVNNMIEEALLEAEEKGASVLSLGLMNQGEELNRYGEVYVKKHPQLKVKLVDGSSLAVAILLNSIPKGTTQVLLRGNLTKVAFAVAFALCEKGIQVTVLREDEYEKLDKSLGTKSEGKLVTSKSYSSCKVWLVGDDLTEEEQRKANKGTLFIPFSQLPPKKLRKDCFYHTTPAMQTPTALENVDSCENWLPRRVMSVWRIAGILHALEGWEEHECGYTMSNIDKVWEACLKHGFQPLKVPTQSKS